The Longimicrobiaceae bacterium genome window below encodes:
- a CDS encoding tetratricopeptide repeat protein, which produces MAKRSSKTRVEEETAPAASGRGRRRRTPPPLSDGSERFEGGDILAEVEGELGGLLWNSLRNATVWARATDEARAAMAVPEAAALRAADLESIAPPDVIRAPLEAVAATLDRPAEVTAGEISAACRSISEWASAQGFKATAVDFMQAAALAMPSDASLAVTVGRLARWRAEYPRAESWFLFAVSESRRNGDWTSYARAFIGLGNLYGERGNLPAAKRAATQALRAAKRHSLREQEGMALHDLFVFAAHVNRVREADQYAAAAARVYGEGHPRLPRLAHDLAYLWLERGYHADALPIFLALRPHTTGYREKFMLLSSIVRSAAGAGETELFEETWEKAVAAIADTGEAVAAAWLNMAYGAELAGDMERAEGAARKAFEVAEKTREGKLRLTAEALLERVTAGPREEEAERRPVRHVRGEDTAEEIVALLEMGVG; this is translated from the coding sequence ATGGCGAAGAGATCCAGCAAGACCCGCGTCGAGGAGGAGACGGCCCCCGCCGCTTCGGGCCGCGGGCGCCGCCGCCGCACCCCGCCGCCCCTGTCGGACGGGTCGGAGCGCTTCGAAGGCGGCGACATCCTGGCCGAGGTGGAAGGCGAGCTGGGCGGCCTGCTGTGGAACTCGCTGCGCAACGCCACCGTGTGGGCCCGCGCCACCGACGAGGCGCGCGCCGCCATGGCCGTGCCCGAGGCCGCCGCGCTACGGGCCGCCGACCTAGAGTCCATCGCCCCGCCCGACGTCATTCGCGCGCCGCTGGAGGCCGTCGCCGCCACGCTGGACCGCCCGGCGGAGGTCACGGCCGGAGAAATCTCGGCCGCGTGTCGCTCCATATCCGAGTGGGCGTCGGCGCAAGGGTTCAAGGCCACGGCGGTGGACTTCATGCAGGCCGCGGCGCTGGCCATGCCGTCGGACGCTTCTCTGGCGGTCACCGTAGGGCGCCTGGCACGCTGGCGCGCGGAATATCCACGGGCGGAGAGCTGGTTCCTCTTCGCGGTGAGCGAGAGCCGGCGCAACGGCGACTGGACCTCGTACGCACGTGCCTTCATCGGCCTCGGCAACCTGTACGGCGAGCGCGGGAACCTGCCGGCTGCCAAGCGCGCGGCCACGCAGGCCCTGCGGGCGGCGAAGCGGCACTCGCTACGCGAGCAGGAGGGGATGGCGCTGCACGACCTGTTCGTGTTCGCCGCGCACGTGAACCGCGTCCGCGAGGCCGACCAGTACGCCGCTGCGGCGGCGCGCGTGTACGGCGAGGGACACCCGCGGCTGCCGCGCCTGGCGCACGACCTGGCATACCTGTGGCTGGAGCGCGGCTACCACGCCGACGCGCTTCCCATCTTCCTCGCCCTGCGCCCGCACACGACGGGGTACCGCGAGAAGTTCATGCTCCTCAGCAGCATCGTGCGCTCGGCTGCCGGAGCGGGCGAGACGGAGCTGTTCGAGGAGACGTGGGAGAAGGCCGTTGCGGCGATCGCCGACACCGGCGAGGCCGTGGCCGCCGCGTGGCTCAACATGGCCTATGGCGCGGAGCTGGCGGGCGACATGGAACGGGCCGAGGGCGCCGCGCGAAAGGCTTTCGAGGTCGCGGAGAAGACCCGTGAAGGGAAGCTGCGGCTGACGGCCGAGGCGCTGTTGGAGAGGGTAACGGCCGGGCCGCGCGAGGAGGAGGCGGAGCGCCGTCCGGTGCGGCACGTGCGCGGCGAGGATACTGCGGAGGAGATCGTGGCGCTGCTCGAGATGGGCGTTGGGTGA
- a CDS encoding TerC family protein: MRDSVWPWVVFSAIVAVLLAVDLGIFNRKAHVVGVKEAARWSVLVVLLAAAFNWGIFHFEGRGAGLEFMTGYLIEMALSVDNIFVFVLIFAYFKVPPKYQHRVLFWGVIGALVMRGTMIGAGAFLISRFQWIMYVFGAFLVFTGIRMATQDDMEIEPESNPVLRLMRRVLPVSPRYDGQRFFTKDSSRTGRRIATPLFVVLILVETTDLIFAVDSIPAIFAVTRDPFLVYTSNVFAILGLRSMYFLLAGVIDKFHYLKLGLSAVLVFIGGKMLAMYFHVHVPTHVSLLVVGALLGLSVAASLLFPKPPAETPPPGTGDAEEEFVYADADVTDHAPRDPSRPE; the protein is encoded by the coding sequence GTGAGAGATTCCGTGTGGCCGTGGGTGGTGTTCAGCGCGATCGTCGCGGTGCTGCTGGCGGTCGACCTGGGCATCTTCAACCGCAAGGCGCACGTGGTGGGGGTGAAGGAGGCCGCCCGGTGGAGCGTGCTGGTGGTGCTGCTGGCCGCCGCGTTCAACTGGGGCATCTTCCACTTCGAGGGGCGGGGCGCCGGGCTGGAGTTCATGACCGGCTACCTGATCGAGATGGCACTCTCGGTCGACAACATCTTCGTCTTCGTCCTGATCTTCGCATACTTCAAGGTGCCGCCCAAGTACCAGCACCGCGTGCTGTTCTGGGGCGTCATCGGGGCGCTGGTCATGCGCGGCACCATGATCGGGGCGGGCGCATTCCTCATCTCGCGCTTCCAGTGGATTATGTACGTGTTCGGCGCGTTCCTGGTGTTCACCGGGATCCGCATGGCCACGCAGGACGACATGGAGATCGAGCCCGAGTCCAACCCGGTGCTCCGCCTCATGCGGCGCGTGCTGCCGGTGAGCCCGCGCTACGACGGGCAGCGCTTCTTCACGAAGGACTCTTCGCGCACGGGCCGCCGCATCGCGACGCCGCTGTTCGTGGTGCTCATCCTGGTGGAGACCACCGACCTGATCTTCGCGGTAGATTCCATCCCCGCCATCTTCGCCGTCACGCGCGACCCGTTCCTGGTCTACACCTCCAACGTGTTCGCCATCCTGGGCCTGCGGTCCATGTACTTCCTGCTGGCCGGGGTGATCGACAAGTTCCACTACCTCAAGCTGGGCCTCTCGGCCGTGCTCGTCTTCATCGGCGGGAAGATGCTGGCGATGTACTTTCACGTGCACGTGCCCACCCACGTCTCGCTGCTGGTGGTGGGCGCCCTGCTCGGCCTCTCCGTCGCCGCCTCGCTCCTCTTCCCCAAGCCGCCAGCCGAGACTCCGCCGCCCGGGACGGGCGACGCCGAAGAGGAGTTCGTCTACGCCGACGCCGACGTCACGGACCACGCCCCCCGCGACCCCTCCCGCCCGGAGTAG